One window of the Cryptomeria japonica chromosome 7, Sugi_1.0, whole genome shotgun sequence genome contains the following:
- the LOC131078279 gene encoding UPF0481 protein At3g47200-like: protein MAQLDSRSSIIKGKQIYIGESSCGGQWQSDTSGIPVQANHIFDPSCNTWQVGAKVCIFRVPNPIMVGNREAYLPSTVSLGPYHHNSNDRVSTMNQHKQEAVRRMVSRIKRDGVSLMKRIQNMERDIREYYEERLNCDGETLCCMMVYDACFILEFFRCASRTKDENPQGWFSLVFQNKDFKNCMHSAILSDIMKLENQIPLSVLIEILRLEFDHPEPELAAMLSNSELFKGFPFNASLSVEDVNDVAKSKLKDDGVKSKLREYIEKYPCYHLLDLYRIVIKDLLTPENSESYIARRLGYVQIACPPNHSSFTSDAAESLVDKRYSPCAEELQNAGIIFKVGQVRFRRRKWVNSKLSLPQITVNYMTETLLRNLMAYEECQRCSWNPEPTVISYYIRLLDNLINSDKDVSALRDSKVIKSLLGSDQDIVSIFNHLQIGITVDPLDRRTTPTINGREPIHEYENIMIELKEHYDAKWNVWLAQFMKEKCSNPWYAISFLAATGLLVMTVIQTVYTVK from the coding sequence ATGGCTCAATTAGACAGCCGTAGTTCTATAATCAAAGGTAAACAGATTTATATAGGTGAATCAAGTTGTGGAGGCCAATGGCAAAGCGATACTTCCGGTATACCCGTCCAAGCAAATCACATATTCGATCCTTCATGTAATACCTGGCAAGTGGGTGCGAAGGTGTGCATTTTTAGGGTGCCTAACCCCATAATGGTTGGGAATCGGGAAGCTTATCTTCCTTCCACTGTATCGTTGGGACCTTACCACCATAATTCCAACGATAGAGTATCTACAATGAACCAACATAAACAAGAAGCAGTTCGCAGAATGGTGTCAAGGATCAAGAGAGATGGGGTTTCCCTGATGAAAAGGATACAAAACATGGAGAGAGATATCAGAGAGTACTATGAAGAAAGACTAAACTGCGATGGAGAAACATTATGCTGCATGATGGTATATGACGCATGCTTTATTCTTGAATTCTTTAGATGTGCGAGTAGAACAAAAGATGAGAATCCCCAAGGTTGGTTTAGCCTTGTTTTTCAAAATAAGGATTTCAAGAACTGTATGCATAGTGCTATATTAAGTGACATTATGAAGTTGGAAAACCAGATTCCTCTCAGTGTTCTCATCGAAATACTCCGATTGGAATTTGATCATCCAGAACCAGAGCTAGCTGCAATGTTGAGTAACTCTGAACTGTTTAAAGGATTTCCTTTCAATGCGTCATTATCAGTTGAGGATGTTAATGATGTTGCTAAATCAAAACTCAAAGATGATGGTGTAAAATCAAAGCTCAGGGAATATATTGAGAAATATCCATGTTATCATCTATTAGATCTGTATAGAATTGTGATTAAAGATCTATTAACACCTGAAAACTCAGAATCGTATATTGCTCGTAGACTTGGTTATGTGCAAATAGCTTGTCCTCCCAATCATAGTAGCTTTACCTCAGATGCTGCTGAATCTCTCGTTGATAAAAGGTATTCCCCATGTGCCGAAGAATTGCAGAACGCTGGTATTATATTCAAAGTAGGCCAAGTCAGATTTAGAAGGAGAAAGTGGGTAAACAGTAAGCTTTCACTTCCTCAAATCACAGTGAATTACATGACAGAAACATTGTTGCGGAACCTCATGGCTTATGAAGAGTGTCAAAGGTGCTCATGGAATCCAGAACCGACAGTAATTTCATATTATATACGTCTCTTAGATAATTTAATCAACTCAGATAAAGATGTTTCTGCCCTTCGAGATTCTAAAGTCATTAAGAGCCTCCTCGGCAGTGATCAAGATATAGTTAGCATATTCAACCATCTTCAGATTGGAATCACGGTTGATCCCCTGGATCGTCGTACAACTCCAACGATCAACGGGCGCGAACCAATTCATGAATATGAAAACATAATGATAGAACTGAAAGAGCATTACGACGCTAAATGGAACGTGTGGTTAGCCCAGTTTATGAAAGAGAAATGTTCAAATCCATGGTATGCTATCTCTTTTTTGGCGGCGACAGGTCTTTTGGTTATGACTGTGATTCAAACTGTGTATACAGTGAAATAG